The Maritimibacter sp. DP1N21-5 sequence GCTTTGCGCCACCGTGATCCACTACCGCGGCAAGCGCGCCATTCGCGAGGTCGGGCGCGTGATGGGTCTGTCTGAGGACACGATTGCCTCCATGTCCTCGCAGGTCTGGGGCTGGGGCGGATCGGGGATGCGCACCGAACGGCTGCGCGAGATCGGGCTTGATCCGACTGACCCGAAGCTCGGTCAGGTGCTCGACCTCGTGGACGAGATACAGGGCTTTCCCCGGCATCTGTCCCAGCACGTGGGGGGGTTCATCATCACCGAGGGGCGGCTTGATGAACTCGTCCCCATCGAGAACGCGACGATGGAGGATCGCACGGTGATCTGCTGGGACAAAGACGACATCGACTCGCTCGGGATTTTGAAGGTCGATGTCCTTGCGCTCGGGATGCTGACCTGTATCCGCAAGGCGTTCGACCTGATGGGCCGGCATCTTGGCCTCGACTATGGCCTCGCGACGCTCCCGCCCGAGGACCAAGGGGTCTATGACATGCTGTGCCGGGCCGACAGTCTGGGCGTGTTCCAGGTCGAAAGCCGGGCGCAGATGAACTTTCTCCCCCGGATGAAACCGCGCACGTTCTACGACCTCGTTATTCAGGTCGCGATCATCCGGCCGGGGCCGATCCAAGGCGACATGGTGCATCCCTTTATCCGGCGCAGGAATGGTGAAGAAGCAGTCGCGTTTCCCTCCGACGAACTGGGCACTGTGCTGGCGAAAACGCTGGGCGTGCCGCTGTTTCAGGAACAGGCCATGCAGATCGCCATCGTCGGCGCGGGGTTTTCGCCGGAAGAGGCCGACCAGTTGCGTCGGGCGCTCGCCACGTTCAAGAAGCACGGCAACGTGTCGGATTTCCGCACCCGGTTCCTGAGGGGCATGCGCCAGAATGGCTATGACCTCGACTTCGCCGAGCGCTGTTTTTCCCAGATCGAAGGCTTCGGCTCCTACGGCTTTCCCGAAAGCCATGCGGCGAGCTTCGCGCTCCTCGTCTATGCCTCCGCCTGGATCAAATGCCATCACCCGGCGGTCTTCGCCTGTGCGCTTTTGAATTCGCAACCCATGGGCTTCTACGCCCCTGCCCAGATCGTGCGCGATGCTCGCGAACACGGGGTCGAGGTGCGCCCGCTGTGCATCAACGCGAGCTACTGGGACAACGTGCTCGAGCACGACGGGCGCGGCGGGCTCGCGCTGCGGCTGGGGTTCCGGCAGATGAAGGGGATGACCGAGGACGAGGCGGGCTGGATCACCGGGGCGCGGGGCAACGGATATACCTGTGTCGAGGATGTCTGGCGCCGGGCCGGGACCGCGCCCCGGCTGCTCGCCCGTCTGGCCGAGGCGGATGCCTTTGCCGGGCTGCGTCTGTCGCGGCGCGAGGCGCTCTGGCAGGCGCGCGCGATCACCGGGGACGAGCCGCTGCCGCTCTTTTCCGGTGACCTGGACGGCGAGGGGATCTTCGAGCCCGCCGTGGTGCTGCCCGAGATGACCGAGGGCGAGGAGGTGGTGGAGGATTACGCGGCGCTGCGGCTGACGCTGCGGTCGCATCCCATCGCGCTGATCCGGCATCTCCTCACGCCCGGCCTGAGCGCGGGCGGCTGAGGCCGGAATTTGAGTACTTGGGGAAAGATGAAAGGTGGAAGCGGGGGCGGTCTGGCGCTAAGAGGCAGGCAACGCTTATCCGGGAGCCTGCCATGAGTTTCGACCGCACCACCATCAAGATCGCCCCTTCGATCCTCTCCGCCGATTTCGCCAATTTCGGGGCCGAGATCCGCGCGATCGAGGAACAGGGCGCCGACTGGGTCCATGTGGACGTGATGGACGGGCACTTCGTGCCCAACCTGACCTTCGGCCCGCCCGCGGTGAAAGCCTTCCGCCCGCATGTGAAGACGGTGATGGACGTGCACCTCATGATCTCGCCGGTCGATGCCTATATCGACGCCTACGCCGAGGCCGGGGCCGATGTCCTGACCGCCCATGTGGAGGCCGGACCCCATATCCACCGGACGCTTCAGGCGATCCGGGGGGCGGGGATGAAGGCCGGGGTGGCACTCAATCCCGGCACGCCCGCCGAGGCGATCCGCCATGTGCTCGACATGGCCGATCTCGTCTGCGTGATGACGGTGAACCCCGGGTTCGGCGGGCAGAAGTTCATCGACATGACCGAAAAGGTCCGCACCCTGCGCCAGATGATCGGTGACCGCCCCGTGCATATCGAGATCGACGGCGGGGTCGATCCGATCACCGCGCCGCTCGTGGTCGAGGCGGGGGCCGATGTGCTCGTCGCCGGCTCGGCGGTCTTCAAGGGCGGCTCGGTCGACACGCCCGAGGTCTATGGCCAGAACATGAAGGCGATCCGCGCCAGCTACGCCTGACCCTCCGCGCGTTCGCCGCGCAGACGTTCGAGCAGGGCATTCGA is a genomic window containing:
- a CDS encoding error-prone DNA polymerase translates to MFAELCITSNFTFLTGGSHPEEYVERAALTGMSALAVADVNSVAGIVRAFTQAKTIARQIADRDRQEVALGPIGPPAPAHLPKPPSADIRNVPRLLPAATLVTTDGLRVTVLPRTRAGWGRLSRVISTGRLRAEKGDCLLHTGDLAGALEDCVLLLHPGTAPKWEANARRLIRAQERDIYLVMAPAYDGQDRARFARLTRQARTLGIPTVAAAAPIMHHARRRRITDVLTAVRLGVRIEALGRNAQVNAERRLRTEAEMLRLYPGYEDAVHRAGEIADSLRFQLDELRYEYPSEISGDETPAARLERLARAGLRDRYPAGAPERVTKMLEHELALIAKLKYEPYFLTVNDIVAFARSRNILCQGRGSAANSVVCYALGVTSVSPEIGTMVFERFVSEARDEPPDIDVDFEHERREEVIQHIYQRYGRHRAGLCATVIHYRGKRAIREVGRVMGLSEDTIASMSSQVWGWGGSGMRTERLREIGLDPTDPKLGQVLDLVDEIQGFPRHLSQHVGGFIITEGRLDELVPIENATMEDRTVICWDKDDIDSLGILKVDVLALGMLTCIRKAFDLMGRHLGLDYGLATLPPEDQGVYDMLCRADSLGVFQVESRAQMNFLPRMKPRTFYDLVIQVAIIRPGPIQGDMVHPFIRRRNGEEAVAFPSDELGTVLAKTLGVPLFQEQAMQIAIVGAGFSPEEADQLRRALATFKKHGNVSDFRTRFLRGMRQNGYDLDFAERCFSQIEGFGSYGFPESHAASFALLVYASAWIKCHHPAVFACALLNSQPMGFYAPAQIVRDAREHGVEVRPLCINASYWDNVLEHDGRGGLALRLGFRQMKGMTEDEAGWITGARGNGYTCVEDVWRRAGTAPRLLARLAEADAFAGLRLSRREALWQARAITGDEPLPLFSGDLDGEGIFEPAVVLPEMTEGEEVVEDYAALRLTLRSHPIALIRHLLTPGLSAGG
- the rpe gene encoding ribulose-phosphate 3-epimerase, which codes for MSFDRTTIKIAPSILSADFANFGAEIRAIEEQGADWVHVDVMDGHFVPNLTFGPPAVKAFRPHVKTVMDVHLMISPVDAYIDAYAEAGADVLTAHVEAGPHIHRTLQAIRGAGMKAGVALNPGTPAEAIRHVLDMADLVCVMTVNPGFGGQKFIDMTEKVRTLRQMIGDRPVHIEIDGGVDPITAPLVVEAGADVLVAGSAVFKGGSVDTPEVYGQNMKAIRASYA